From the Companilactobacillus ginsenosidimutans genome, the window AGCGGACGGTTGTTTTTATTGATGAAATCCATCGATTCAATAAGGCCCAACAAGATGCTTTCTTACCTTTTGTTGAGCGTGGCAGTATTACTTTAATTGGTGCCACGACAGAGAATCCTTCATTTGAAATCAACTCTGCCTTGCTGTCACGTTGCAAGGTGTTTGTTCTCAAACAATTAACTATCGATGATATCGTCGAGCTGCTTCATAATGCCCTCAAAAATCCAGAGGCATTTCCTGATTACAAGGTCGAAATCAGTGAGGATGATATTCGCTCGATTGCAGCATTTGCCAATGGAGATGCCAGAATGGCGTTGAATACTTTGGAAATGGCTGTTTTGAATGGTAATCGTAAAATTGATAAGGTCGAAGTTGAGGCTGGTTCTTTGGAGCAACTCATGAATACCAAATCTTTGCGTTATGACAAAAAGGGCGAGGAACACTACAACATCATTTCAGCTTTGCACAAATCAATGCGTAACAGTGACGTTGACGCTGCTGTTTACTGGTTGTCACGAATGCTTGAAGGTGGAGAAGATCCACTTTATATCGCTCGTCGCCTCGTCAGATTTGCCAGTGAGGATATTGGACTGGCTGACACCAGAGCTTTATCCTTGGCTGTCGAAGTTTTCCAAGCGTGTCAGTTCTTGGGGATGCCTGAATGCAATGTGCATTTGACGGAGTGTGTGATTTATTTGTCGTTGGCTCCGAAGTCGAATGCGGTGTACGAGGCTATTAGTAAGGCGAAATCTGATGTGAAGAAGACTGGGAATGTGCCGGTTCCTTTACAGATTCGCAATGCGCCGACGAAGTTGATGTCTGATTTGAACTACGGTAAGGACTACCAATATGCTCATAATACTGAGGACAAGTTGACGGATATGAAGACGATGCCTCCTGAACTTGAGGGTCACGAGTATTATTTCCCTACTACTCAAGGTAATGAGGATCGTTTCAAGAATCGTTTGGAATACATTAAGGAATGGCACGAAAAGCATGATGAGGATTGATTAAACTATTTGGGGTGGAGACTATGGTTGTCGAAAAATTTGTTAAGACGAAGAAACTCAATATGGCTTACGAGGTGACTGGTCCGGAAGATGGAGAACCGGTTGTTTTGTTACATGGCTGGCCTGACTGCCCACGTACATGGGACGAGGTCTTACCTCATTTGCACAATCGCGGATATCGGACTTATGTACCGACTCTTCGTGGATTTGGTAGCACAAAATTTTTAGATGATGATGCTAGAAGAACTGGTGGGCCATTAGCTTTTGCTGCCGACATTAAGGAATTCATTGATGCCTTAAATTTGGCCCCTGTAAACATCATTGGACAAGATTGGGGTGCAAGTACAGCAATGAACTTAAGTTGTCTGTATGGTACTGATTTGGTTAAATCCGAAGTGGTTTTATCTGAGGGTTGGAAAATATTTGGAAGATTGTCTTTGGAGCAGGTCAAAAATTATTGGTACCAATGGTATATGACGACCCCACAAGGTATGGAATACGTCCGCAAACGTCAAAGTGAGTTTGCTTTATTTATGTGGAAGCAATGGGATCCAAAATATCAAATGACTGCTCAAAAGGCGACTGTATTGACTAGCTATTTCCAAAACCCAGACTGGGCCGAAGTAACACTAGATACTTATCGTCAACGTTGGGGATATGATCCATTTGACGAAGAATACGCTGACCTACAAGCAAGTTTGGATGCTACCTCAGAAATATTTGTGCCAACACTAAATATCATTGGAAAATCTGATTCCTGCACCGATTACAAAATGGCATCCGACATGGGTGACTATTTCACCGGCAGATTCGAGCAACAATTCTGGGATGACGGTGGTCACTTCATTCAACGTGAACGTCCAAGGGATGTGGCACTTGCTGCAGCTGAGTGGTTTAAATAAGATTAATTAGTGACAATATAGTATTAATAGTGTTGAAATCTACGACTATTGGAGGAAATCCATTTTGAATATTCCTGAAGAATTTGATGGTTTTTTAATTTGTCCTGGTTATTCACGAAAACAAATCAATCAATTCAAAAGAATTTTTGCCATGGATAATTTGAATCACATCTCAAAAAAAGAACAGTATCTTCAAATGAGAAAATATTCAAATGATAATCGATCATATTCTCTGGATGTAAGAGTAAATAAGGAGCTTGTTGGTAGATTCTATATTCAAATAGAGTCTGTGAAACTTTCAATTGAGACGTTTCGTATTATTAATAAAAAGTCAGAGGAAATGTTTCGTGAAGAAAGTTTTTACGGTATTAAGGATGAAAATGGGCTTGATCGAATTAATAATTCTATCTATGGAGGGTTTGGATCATATGAACCCTATCCTACAGTTACGGCAAAGGCTGCAGCATTGTGGTATAAAATAGCTACAAACCAGTTTTTTAATAATGGAAATAAACGAACAGCGATGTTGTCCGCAATATATCTATTAGCTGAAAATTATTATACTTTTGATGTTAAAGATGTTAAACGAATGTATGATATTTCATTGGCTGCAGCGAATAATGAAATAAACATTAAGTATATTGAAAGATTTATTAATGGGCATGTATCTTTGGGATATGAGCATATGGAAAATACATTTGAAAACAAAGATTTTGATTCTTTTATATCACTTGAATTTAAAAATTCAGATAGTATACTACATTAATACGAAAGAGGGTTTTAACATGGAAATGCCAGCTAAAAATTTAAAACGTCCTATGTCTGCAAACGAAATAGCAAAACAAGTTTCAACTCGTTTTTCAGGCCAATCCTATAATGATACAACCAAAGTTGAAAAAAATATTACTGAAATGTTAAAGATCCCTGAAATTGCATCAGTGGTTGAAAAACTTTCGAAAATTTAGACAGTAAATAAAGAACAATCCATCTTTGTGATTGTTTTAAAAAGTGGATACATAATAATTAGATAAACCTTATGTAAAAAGCATGTCTCGATGTATTTGAGGCATGCTTTTTGTTCTCGTATTATAATAATTTTCTGCTAATTAAAAATTCTTTCCAGTATGAACCGGACTGTTGATCAAACTCATCGTTAACGTACACATATTTTCGGTGAGGTAAGTGGTCTTTTAATATTCCACCTTCAAAGAATGATTGTTCGCTTACTCGAATCAAGTTAGCTTGATAGTTTGTAACCATTTTATGTTGATGATTGATCGAAAAAAGTAGCAGTATTGTAGCTAAAGCAAAATTTATATGAATAGATTTGATACGAACTTTTGAAAGTGCCACGTGAAAGAACCTAATACCAATTAAGTACATGAAGACATATGGGAAGAAGTATGGCCTGCTACTAATTGGTGATGAAACTAGTAACATTTCTGCTGTAAATACACCCGCCAGTAAATAAAAACTCCACATAACGACATCTTTTTTGAAAAATAAACCAATACAAAGTCCAATAAATACGACAAAAATTATACTTATTATTGCATCCGGATTTGAGATGTGTTTATCTAAATCGTTAAATGTATAAGAATAGCTCATTGGATTTTTTCTTAAATCGTAATTTATGAATAAATAATATAGTGAGAAGAATCCTGTAGAAGCAAGAAGTGGCACTTTAGCAAATACATTCATCTTTGATTTGATAATTATAATTCCGATTGCTACCAAAATAATCATCAATAAAAATAGATTGAAAGTTATTAACCAAAAATGTGTCATATCGGAGTATATTCTCCAAATATCACTTAGATCAGTAGTAGTAGCTCGATAAGTTTGATGGTCGCGATATGAGGGATGTAAAAACATAAGTATGATTGAAAAAATCGACCCCAATAAATATGTTAAGTGAAATGATTTTATGTTTTTTCGTAAAAATAAGACTGTTGCGATACCGATTAGTAATTGAACAATAGTGATTGATTCCATGAAAAGACCGGTAACCAGTCCTAATCCCAATGTTATCCAAGGTAATACTTTGAGTTTTTGAATTTTTTCTCCAGTGTTAAACAGAATTACTAGATAGAAAAGTAATAATGCAATAGGTGGAACGTAATTAACGAAACCTGCATTCCAAACAAGCAAGTTGTTCATAAAAGCGGTTTGCATTGTGAATATGAATAAAAATGACAACCACAGACTTGTATTACTTTTATTAGATAATTGCCAAATACACCAGACCAAGAGTGTCCAGAAAACGGCAAAAACAATCATTGAAATCCAAAGGTGTCTTATGGTCACAATCTCGAAAAGATTTCCTAAATAACGTCCGTTACTGCTGCCACCGTAAATTTCTTGGGGTCCATAGAAAAAATGACGTAAAAGGTAGGCTCCTTTGGGACCATACCAAAAGTAGTCGTCAGCGGACGGTATTACGAAATCACGAAAAATGGCGAAGTAAATAAAATATCCTGCAAAAATAAGCGTATTGAGTATTTGTACTCTTTTAAAGTTAACTTTAACTGTCATAAATGCTAGTTTATCATAGGTCCTAGAGCTATTGTCATTATTAAAAAAGGAATTTTGAAATTAATATATTGATGAATTGTTGAATAAATTATATACCCACACCTATCAATTTAGATGTGGGTATTTTAATCTCCAAAAAAATTTAGTAATTTCCCTTGTTGACATTTGTAGACGATGAGCATATTATCTGTTTATCGATTACAAACGTAAACAGAAAAGTGAGGGGATTCATTTGGCTAAGATTTTAGTACTAGTTATAGGTATTGCGGTGATTGGTTTCATCGTTTGGTGGTTCTTTGGCAAGCATGAGGCCGCTGAAGTTTCAGCTGATGTGACTGAAGATTTGCAGACAATTGACGTTGAGGTCAATGGTGGTTATTCACCTGAAAAGGTCGTTTTGAAAAAGGGTGTGCCAGCGATTCTCAACTTTACCCGCAATGATCAATCAAGCTGTTTGGACCGAGTCGTCTTTTCCGACTTCGGAATCAACCAAGCCTTGCCAATCAATGAAAAAGAAGAAATCAAAATAGATACCAGCAAGCCCGGCGAATATACATGGGCCTGCGGTATGGATATGTTCCATGGGAAATTAATAATTAAATAAGGGGATATTAATCATGACAGAAAACACACAAGAAGCAAAAGTAGAAGTAGCCGGTGGATACAAACCAAACGTCGTAACTTTGAAAAAAGGTATTCCAGCAAAAATTTCATTTACCCGCACTAACGACCAAGGTTGTTTAGATGTCGTACATTCTAAGACACTAGGATTTGAAGAAGAGTTACCTATAAATGTGACTAAAACAGTTGATATACCTACTGACAAAGCAGGAGAATTCGACTTTAGTTGCGGAATGGACATGTTCTTTGGAAAAGTGGTGATTGAATAATGTCGATCACGAAACGTTTTTGGATATCATTAATTTTTTCATTACCAATGTTGGCTAACATGATTATGATGCCAATGGGATTCATGATTCCGGGCGGAGATTGGCTTCAATTATTCTTAACAACCGTAGTAATGGCAGTTTCAGCTGTCCCATTTTGGAAGAGTGCTTGGGCATCGTTCACCAAGCATCACTCAAATATGGATACGTTAGTTGCAATTGGTACACTAGTCGCATACATATATAGTATCTACGCAATGGCAACACACCAACCAGTTTATTTCGAGAGTGCCGCCTTCGTAACAACCTTCGTGCTCCTTGGACAGGTCTTCGAGGAACGTATGAGAAATAATGCATCGGACGCTGTTAGTAAATTGGTCGACTTACAAGCTAAAGAAGCAGATGTCATGCGTGACGGAAAATTCGTCAAACTTCCTTTATCAGAAGTCGTTGTTGGTGACGTTATTCGTGTTAAACCTGGTGAGAAAATTGCAGTCGATGGCGAAATTACTGAAGGAACTTCAACTGTCGACGAATCAATGGTCACAGGCGAAAGCATGCCAGTTGAGAAGAAGTCTGGCGACAAGGTAATTGGATCAACAATCAACAGTAACGGAACGTTCATGTTCAAAGCTGAAAAGGTCGGCGACGACACGATGCTTTCTCAAATTGTTGAACTCGTCAAAAAGGCTCAAAACAGTCACGCTCCGATTCAAAATTTGACCGACAAAGTTTCGGACATCTTCGTCCCAGCGGTCTTAATTATCGCAATTTTAACCTTCATGATTTGGTACGTATTCCTCGGGGCTACATTAGCTAGCTCCCTAATTTTCGCCGTTGCGGTCGTCGTTATCGCCTGTCCTTGTGCACTCGGATTGGCAACTCCAACAGCTTTGATGGTCGGAACTGGTCGTTCTGCCAAAATGGGAATTTTGATCAAAAATGGTGAAGTTCTCGAAGCCGTTAACGACGTCAAAACAGTCGTATTCGACAAGACAGGTACAATCACCGTTGGAAAACCTGAAGTAACTAACGTTATTGGTGATGAAAAAGCTGTTTTAGAGTTAGCCACGGGATTGGAACAATCTTCCGAACAACCTCTAGCTTCAGCAATCGTTAAAAGAGCCGAAGAAAATAAGATTTCTGTGCCGGCTGTAAGTAATTTCCAAGCAATTGAGGGTAAGGGTGTCGAAGCCAAAGTTAACGGACAAAAAGCTTTTGTCGGAAATGACAAATTGCTTGAGGATGTCGAGATTGATTCAGAAATGAAACAACAAGTAACCACCCTTCAAGAAGAAGCAAAAACAGTCGTCTTCGTAGGTATTGATAACAAAGTTATCGGACTAATTGCCATCCAAGACACGCCAAAAGAAACATCAAAAGAAGCTATTGCCGACTTGAAGGCACGTGGCTTGAAGACAGTTATGTTAACTGGAGACAACCAATTAGTCGCTGAAGCAATTGCCAAACAAGTTGGAATCGACGAAGTTATTGCTGACGTTTTACCTAGTGACAAAGCAGATCATGTTAAATCACTACAAGAATCAGGAAAAGTTGCCTTTGTCGGTGATGGTATCAACGATGCACCAGCATTGACGGTCGCAGATGTCGGAATTGCCATGGGTTCAGGGACTGACATTGCCATCGAATCTGGTGGAATCGTCCTCGTTAAAAATGATTTGAGGGATGTTGATAAAGCACTTGCTTTGAGCAAGAAAACTTTCAACCGAATCAAATTGAACTTGTTCTGGGCCTTCATTTACAACGTTTTAGGAATTCCAGTTGCTGCCGGAATTTTCTATGGAATTGGATTGACACTTAGTCCCGAATTAGCAGGACTAGCAATGGCCTTCAGTTCATTGTCAGTTGTAACAAGTTCTATGCTGTTGAACAAAGCTAAAATTACTGCGAAAGTAAAAGCTGCATAGACAAATTAAGACGAAAATCGAACGATTTCCGTCTTTTTTCTTGTATAAAAATGTAAAACATGTTTTACTTTAAGTGTAAAAGATGTTTTACATTTGGTTGATGAGGTTACTATGAAAAATCTAATTAGAGAGAAAAGAAAAGAGCTTAAACTATCACAAGAAGAGTTAGCTAACACGGCTGGTGTTACTCGACAGACTATCAATGCTATTGAAAACGAAAAATATGATCCGTCGTTGAAACTGGCATTCCAGTTGGCAGCAATATTACATATTCGAGTTGATCAGTTATTTATATTTGGAGATGAGCGTGATGACCAATACTAAGAAATATTTTCTAAAAAGAGCAATTATGATTACTTTTATGGCGATTGTTGTGGCCGTATGGTTAATGACGGCGGCGCACAATAATAGTGGGTTATATGTATTTTTGATAATTGTTCTCGCAGTTTACTCCAGTAGGATTAACAAGAAGGCAGGATTGGAGCACACCAACTCATTCAAAACAGATTCTGAGGGTTACTCAATTGGATTAAAACATGACGATGAGCTTGAAGCTAGAAACGCCGCTGTGGCAAGTTTCATCAGCGCACGGATCACTATCACATTTGTAATTCTCATCATGGCTTTAGTGGCAGCTTTTTATAATGGAAAATTTTGGGATTTCTTTGGATTCACGATGGCATCTCAGAACATTTTCAATGCGACAAGTTTTGGAATTTTTGGAGCAGCAATTTTGTTAGTTCAACAATGGAGCTTCTTCTTTGGCTTTAATCATCTAAGTAAATAAAAATCAAATACTGGGGGCACCAATGAGCAGATCAAGAAAGATTATTAGATTCACTTTCTGGACCAATAACCTAATGTACTTCTTTCTAGCATTGATATACATTTTGACCTTTGCAATAAAACTTCAAACAAGTTTCATGTACCTAACACTCGCCACGGTTTTAGGCACAGGAATTGTGATTTATCAGATTCGATATCTCCGAAACAACTTAGGAGTGAAATCTTTAAAAGAACAATATTATTTCGCCGATGATGAGCGAGAAAGAGATATCTCGAATCGAGTTACATCGGAACTGTTTAAATCGATGACTTATGTTTTGGTAGGGATGGTTGCAATCACTGGAGTAGTCGCCAACACCTACAATTTGACGACCAAGCAATTTGGAATCGTAAATGTAGTTATGTTGGTCTTGGCATTGTATTTTTTCAATATGAGATATTACTTGTTGTGGGATAAATATGATATCACGTGAGATTCAATTAGTCTTTTTAAAGAATAAATTATTTAATTTCAATGCGTTATAGCGGACATTA encodes:
- a CDS encoding replication-associated recombination protein A, with translation MKQGSIFDDQVQQDSPLANRVRPKDFDGFTGQQHLIGKGKILRDLIEQDKLSSMIFWGPPGVGKTTLAEIIAHKTKSQFITFSAVTSGIKEIREIMEEAEQNREIGERTVVFIDEIHRFNKAQQDAFLPFVERGSITLIGATTENPSFEINSALLSRCKVFVLKQLTIDDIVELLHNALKNPEAFPDYKVEISEDDIRSIAAFANGDARMALNTLEMAVLNGNRKIDKVEVEAGSLEQLMNTKSLRYDKKGEEHYNIISALHKSMRNSDVDAAVYWLSRMLEGGEDPLYIARRLVRFASEDIGLADTRALSLAVEVFQACQFLGMPECNVHLTECVIYLSLAPKSNAVYEAISKAKSDVKKTGNVPVPLQIRNAPTKLMSDLNYGKDYQYAHNTEDKLTDMKTMPPELEGHEYYFPTTQGNEDRFKNRLEYIKEWHEKHDED
- a CDS encoding alpha/beta fold hydrolase, with the translated sequence MVVEKFVKTKKLNMAYEVTGPEDGEPVVLLHGWPDCPRTWDEVLPHLHNRGYRTYVPTLRGFGSTKFLDDDARRTGGPLAFAADIKEFIDALNLAPVNIIGQDWGASTAMNLSCLYGTDLVKSEVVLSEGWKIFGRLSLEQVKNYWYQWYMTTPQGMEYVRKRQSEFALFMWKQWDPKYQMTAQKATVLTSYFQNPDWAEVTLDTYRQRWGYDPFDEEYADLQASLDATSEIFVPTLNIIGKSDSCTDYKMASDMGDYFTGRFEQQFWDDGGHFIQRERPRDVALAAAEWFK
- a CDS encoding type II toxin-antitoxin system death-on-curing family toxin, translated to MNIPEEFDGFLICPGYSRKQINQFKRIFAMDNLNHISKKEQYLQMRKYSNDNRSYSLDVRVNKELVGRFYIQIESVKLSIETFRIINKKSEEMFREESFYGIKDENGLDRINNSIYGGFGSYEPYPTVTAKAAALWYKIATNQFFNNGNKRTAMLSAIYLLAENYYTFDVKDVKRMYDISLAAANNEINIKYIERFINGHVSLGYEHMENTFENKDFDSFISLEFKNSDSILH
- a CDS encoding DUF6056 family protein, translated to MTVKVNFKRVQILNTLIFAGYFIYFAIFRDFVIPSADDYFWYGPKGAYLLRHFFYGPQEIYGGSSNGRYLGNLFEIVTIRHLWISMIVFAVFWTLLVWCIWQLSNKSNTSLWLSFLFIFTMQTAFMNNLLVWNAGFVNYVPPIALLLFYLVILFNTGEKIQKLKVLPWITLGLGLVTGLFMESITIVQLLIGIATVLFLRKNIKSFHLTYLLGSIFSIILMFLHPSYRDHQTYRATTTDLSDIWRIYSDMTHFWLITFNLFLLMIILVAIGIIIIKSKMNVFAKVPLLASTGFFSLYYLFINYDLRKNPMSYSYTFNDLDKHISNPDAIISIIFVVFIGLCIGLFFKKDVVMWSFYLLAGVFTAEMLLVSSPISSRPYFFPYVFMYLIGIRFFHVALSKVRIKSIHINFALATILLLFSINHQHKMVTNYQANLIRVSEQSFFEGGILKDHLPHRKYVYVNDEFDQQSGSYWKEFLISRKLL
- a CDS encoding cupredoxin domain-containing protein, giving the protein MAKILVLVIGIAVIGFIVWWFFGKHEAAEVSADVTEDLQTIDVEVNGGYSPEKVVLKKGVPAILNFTRNDQSSCLDRVVFSDFGINQALPINEKEEIKIDTSKPGEYTWACGMDMFHGKLIIK
- a CDS encoding cupredoxin domain-containing protein; the encoded protein is MTENTQEAKVEVAGGYKPNVVTLKKGIPAKISFTRTNDQGCLDVVHSKTLGFEEELPINVTKTVDIPTDKAGEFDFSCGMDMFFGKVVIE
- a CDS encoding copper-translocating P-type ATPase, yielding MSITKRFWISLIFSLPMLANMIMMPMGFMIPGGDWLQLFLTTVVMAVSAVPFWKSAWASFTKHHSNMDTLVAIGTLVAYIYSIYAMATHQPVYFESAAFVTTFVLLGQVFEERMRNNASDAVSKLVDLQAKEADVMRDGKFVKLPLSEVVVGDVIRVKPGEKIAVDGEITEGTSTVDESMVTGESMPVEKKSGDKVIGSTINSNGTFMFKAEKVGDDTMLSQIVELVKKAQNSHAPIQNLTDKVSDIFVPAVLIIAILTFMIWYVFLGATLASSLIFAVAVVVIACPCALGLATPTALMVGTGRSAKMGILIKNGEVLEAVNDVKTVVFDKTGTITVGKPEVTNVIGDEKAVLELATGLEQSSEQPLASAIVKRAEENKISVPAVSNFQAIEGKGVEAKVNGQKAFVGNDKLLEDVEIDSEMKQQVTTLQEEAKTVVFVGIDNKVIGLIAIQDTPKETSKEAIADLKARGLKTVMLTGDNQLVAEAIAKQVGIDEVIADVLPSDKADHVKSLQESGKVAFVGDGINDAPALTVADVGIAMGSGTDIAIESGGIVLVKNDLRDVDKALALSKKTFNRIKLNLFWAFIYNVLGIPVAAGIFYGIGLTLSPELAGLAMAFSSLSVVTSSMLLNKAKITAKVKAA
- a CDS encoding helix-turn-helix transcriptional regulator encodes the protein MKNLIREKRKELKLSQEELANTAGVTRQTINAIENEKYDPSLKLAFQLAAILHIRVDQLFIFGDERDDQY